Proteins encoded within one genomic window of Mya arenaria isolate MELC-2E11 chromosome 13, ASM2691426v1:
- the LOC128213943 gene encoding ribonucleoprotein PTB-binding 1-like isoform X2: MKREEGDEFSDKASKMELLEKAKAEFNREKRLVIKNLPFSTTEKDIRAFMGFNGEFPVEDVQMGKNLGQNQAVVTLKDPSLVDDAISKLDNTKFDTLTVSVSVYRSDKILCIAHLPLAMTEYKFRELITEHGNIDMCFLMRSEETGDSKGYGFVEFNESIEKVGQIKYALDWSKVEGQVVHCDAIVDSSKTGIEFADLHSTCLLIDNLPPDYTDCLALREVFSQLVKPIYCQIVTKENVSLGFGIIEYENSENAERAFNRFNNEKINDVPMNISYCIPGKSAVHMFNRIMFKYGDSIHVNKASLLPDPVYPNPAFLRHPFFKTHQAKHPRLLVKFTDNLLNLQEGYIKQLEDKTNTKPGLLGPAPTIPMSPLMDVNVQLGLLSVIVLDMRENGTYNGQLPGPLGKLKVPSGEDFEQKPEPVSLLGDPVTAQANLVLKNLLMPPSESPGFPQGAVRHDPEAPQLLGKPIAELNLVCLGSLGRMMAMMLEQSHNRGLLGNAPPQPTPNGPPKPLLDGLMQAGKVAQKILNSIGMNQQNQNNFNSNYVNMNQSSQSNNFSHHQGNQPRSLLGNPPGNMNMGMNNMNMNTSSNMNMNTSSSFNMNRQGKGNSNFMSNMQQALSVQKMSESQGGNMNRLGGNNMLGGYNDNSSNQGDGLLGNYRGQGSSSSNSPQSLLGAPPSQSPTPLLSLNLNTKGEGLIPTPPTFKEEGGFLGNQGMGGNDSGYQGGYDEGDGSEGFCDQGNMNSMGNMGNYGSSMGTFGNMGNFSNNGNFRNNMGNFGNGDNTSMGNFRSNMGNFRNMGNSNNMSGNMGNMGPQSLLGMNQRNMAGGMMDQANSETYDAAYFSGINNRQRNSANLARQQSDGSREFTKMTNNAALLAATGSRQQNMGSWNNMGASNFSDSEGPYSMQQRSNGSSMFNKASTGDLFTFQNTNSFGAIGNKGDGLMGPPPQPLLGMGSSFTSGNNNTSTPQGQKRPFSHLLPSPEASPEGNYIGQHSQGLGGHYAESYQKRQKLSGRF, from the exons ATGAAAAGAGAAGAAGGAGACGAGTTTTCCGATAAAGCCAGCAAGATGGAGCTGCTGGAAAAAGCAAAAGCGGAGTTCAATAGAGAGAAAAGATTGGTCATCAAAAACCTGCCATTCAGCACAACAGAAAAG GACATCCGGGCATTTATGGGATTCAATGGAGAATTTCCAGTGGAAGATGTTCAGATGGGGAAAAATCTTGGCCAGAATCAGG CTGTTGTGACCTTGAAAGACCCGAGCCTTGTAGATGATGCCATCTCGAAACTAGACAACACAAAGTTTGACACCCTGACTGTGAGTGTGTCTGTGTACCGTAGTGACAAGATCTTGTGTATTGCCCATCTTCCCCTGGCGATGACAGAATACAAGTTCCGGGAACTCATCACAGAACATGGCAACATTGACATGTGCTTCCTCATGAGGTCGGAGGAGACTG GAGACAGCAAAGGCTATGGTTTTGTTGAGTTCAATGAGTCTATTGAAAAAGTTGGCCAGATAAAGTATGCACTTGACTGGTCGAAAGTGGAAGGTCAAGTTGTCCACTGTGATGCCATTGTGGACAGTTCCAAGACTGGTATCGAGTTTGCTGATCTCCATTCAACATGTCTGCTCATTGACAATTTGCCGCCTGACTACACTGACTGTCTTGCCCTTCGTGAAGTCTTCAGTCAACTTGTAAAGCCAATATATTGCCAG ATTGTCACAAAAGAGAATGTGTCCCTGGGTTTTGGAATCATCGAGTATGAAAACAGCGAGAATGCAGAGAGGGCCTTCAACCGGTTTAACAATGAGAAGATAAATGATGTGCCCATGAATATATCATACTGTATACCCGGCAAATCCGCTGTCCACATGTTCAACAGGATCATGTTcaaatat GGTGACAGTATTCATGTGAATAAGGCGAGCCTGCTGCCAGACCCAGTCTACCCCAACCCTGCCTTCCTCAGACACCCCTTCTTCAAGACGCACCAGGCTAAACACCCCAGAT TGTTGGTCAAGTTCACAGACAACCTGCTAAATCTTCAAGAAGGATACATCAAACAGCTCGAGGACAAGACCAACACCAAACCAG GGTTACTGGGCCCAGCCCCGACCATCCCAATGTCTCCCCTGATGGACGTGAATGTCCAGCTCGGCCTGCTGTCAGTGATTGTACTCGACATGCGTGAAAATGGCACTTACAATGGACAG TTGCCTGGTCCCCTTGGAAAGTTGAAAGTGCCATCTGGGGAAGATTTCgag CAAAAGCCTGAACCAGTCTCCCTGCTAGGGGACCCAGTCACAGCCCAGGCCAACCTTGTTTTGAAGAACCTACTCATGCCGCCTTCAGAGAGCCCGGGTTTTCCCCAGGGGGCTGTGAGACACGACCCTGAGGCTCCACAGTTGCTAGGGAAACCAATTGCGGAACTGAACCTTGTGTGCCTGGGCAGTCTCGGTCGAATGATGGCCATGATGTTAGAACAAAGCCATAACAGGGGACTGCTAG GCAATGCCCCTCCTCAGCCAACACCAAACGGTCCCCCAAAGCCATTGCTGGATGGATTGATGCAGGCGGGAAAGGTTGCACAGAAAATACTCAACTCCATAGGCATGAACCAGCAGAATCAGAACAATTTTAACTCAAACTATGTGAATATGAACCAGTCTAGTCAAAGTAACAACTTTAGTCATCATCAGGGTAACCAGCCTAGAAGTTTACTTGGAAATCCACCTGGTAATATGAATATGGGTatgaataatatgaatatgaataccTCCAGTAATATGAACATGAATACCTCCAGTAGTTTTAACATGAATAGACAAGGAAAAGGAAATTCAAATTTCATGAGCAACATGCAACAAGCATTGTCTGTGCAGAAAATGTCTGAGAGTCAAGGTGGAAATATGAACAGACTTGGAGGAAATAATATGCTTGGTGGATATAATGACAATAGTAGTAACCAAGGTGATGGGTTGCTAGGAAACTACAGAGGACAAG GTTCCTCTAGTAGCAACTCTCCCCAGTCCCTGCTGGGTGCCCCTCCATCTCAATCTCCGACCCCCCTGCTGAGCCTGAACCTGAACACTAAGGGAGAGGGGCTCATCCCCACACCCCCGACCTTCAAGGAGGAGGGAGGCTTTCTTGGAAACCAGGGAATGGGCGGGAATGACTCTGGTTACCAG GGAGGCTATGATGAAGGAGATGGTAGTGAGGGGTTTTGTGATCAGGGTAACATGAACAGTATGGGAAACATGGGAAATTATGGTAGCAGTATGGGCACGTTCGGAAACATGGGAAATTTTAGCAATAACGggaattttagaaataatatgGGAAATTTTGGAAATGGAGACAATACTAGCATGGGAAACTTCCGGAGCAACATGGGAAATTTCAGAAACATGGGAAATAGCAATAACATGAGTGGAAACATGGGAAATATGGGCCCTCAGAGCTTACTGGGAATGAACCAACGCAACATGGCTGGTGGAATGATGGATCAAGCAAATTCAGAG ACGTATGATGCTGCCTACTTCTCTGGCATCAATAACAGACAAAGAAACAGTGCAAACTTGGCTAGACAG CAATCTGATGGGTCTAGAGAGTTCACAAAGATGACTAATAATGCTGCCCTTCTAGCAGCTACTGGCTCCCGACAGCAAAACATGGGGTCATGGAACAACATGGGGGCTAGCAACTTCTCAG ATTCAGAGGGACCATACAGTATGCAGCAGAGAAGCAATGGCAGCTCCATGTTTAACAAAGCCAGTACAGGAGACCTATTCACATTCCAGAATACTAATTCCTTTGGGGCCATCGGAAACAAGGGGGACGGGCTGATGGGGCCCCCACCCCAGCCATTGTTGGGCATGGGGTCATCATTTACATCTGGCAATAACAATACA TCAACGCCCCAGGGCCAGAAGCGTCCATTCAGCCACCTATTACCGTCCCCGGAGGCCAGCCCGGAGGGTAACTACATTGGCCAGCACTCTCAGGGACTCGGGGGACACTATGCAGAGTCCTACCAAAAACGACAGAAACTCAGTGGCAGGTTTTAG
- the LOC128213943 gene encoding ribonucleoprotein PTB-binding 1-like isoform X1, whose product MKREEGDEFSDKASKMELLEKAKAEFNREKRLVIKNLPFSTTEKDIRAFMGFNGEFPVEDVQMGKNLGQNQAVVTLKDPSLVDDAISKLDNTKFDTLTVSVSVYRSDKILCIAHLPLAMTEYKFRELITEHGNIDMCFLMRSEETGDSKGYGFVEFNESIEKVGQIKYALDWSKVEGQVVHCDAIVDSSKTGIEFADLHSTCLLIDNLPPDYTDCLALREVFSQLVKPIYCQIVTKENVSLGFGIIEYENSENAERAFNRFNNEKINDVPMNISYCIPGKSAVHMFNRIMFKYGDSIHVNKASLLPDPVYPNPAFLRHPFFKTHQAKHPRLLVKFTDNLLNLQEGYIKQLEDKTNTKPGLLGPAPTIPMSPLMDVNVQLGLLSVIVLDMRENGTYNGQLPGPLGKLKVPSGEDFEQKPEPVSLLGDPVTAQANLVLKNLLMPPSESPGFPQGAVRHDPEAPQLLGKPIAELNLVCLGSLGRMMAMMLEQSHNRGLLGNAPPQPTPNGPPKPLLDGLMQAGKVAQKILNSIGMNQQNQNNFNSNYVNMNQSSQSNNFSHHQGNQPRSLLGNPPGNMNMGMNNMNMNTSSNMNMNTSSSFNMNRQGKGNSNFMSNMQQALSVQKMSESQGGNMNRLGGNNMLGGYNDNSSNQGDGLLGNYRGQGSSSSNSPQSLLGAPPSQSPTPLLSLNLNTKGEGLIPTPPTFKEEGGFLGNQGMGGNDSGYQGGYDEGDGSEGFCDQGNMNSMGNMGNYGSSMGTFGNMGNFSNNGNFRNNMGNFGNGDNTSMGNFRSNMGNFRNMGNSNNMSGNMGNMGPQSLLGMNQRNMAGGMMDQANSETYDAAYFSGINNRQRNSANLARQQSDGSREFTKMTNNAALLAATGSRQQNMGSWNNMGASNFSDSEGPYSMQQRSNGSSMFNKASTGDLFTFQNTNSFGAIGNKGDGLMGPPPQPLLGMGSSFTSGNNNTQSTPQGQKRPFSHLLPSPEASPEGNYIGQHSQGLGGHYAESYQKRQKLSGRF is encoded by the exons ATGAAAAGAGAAGAAGGAGACGAGTTTTCCGATAAAGCCAGCAAGATGGAGCTGCTGGAAAAAGCAAAAGCGGAGTTCAATAGAGAGAAAAGATTGGTCATCAAAAACCTGCCATTCAGCACAACAGAAAAG GACATCCGGGCATTTATGGGATTCAATGGAGAATTTCCAGTGGAAGATGTTCAGATGGGGAAAAATCTTGGCCAGAATCAGG CTGTTGTGACCTTGAAAGACCCGAGCCTTGTAGATGATGCCATCTCGAAACTAGACAACACAAAGTTTGACACCCTGACTGTGAGTGTGTCTGTGTACCGTAGTGACAAGATCTTGTGTATTGCCCATCTTCCCCTGGCGATGACAGAATACAAGTTCCGGGAACTCATCACAGAACATGGCAACATTGACATGTGCTTCCTCATGAGGTCGGAGGAGACTG GAGACAGCAAAGGCTATGGTTTTGTTGAGTTCAATGAGTCTATTGAAAAAGTTGGCCAGATAAAGTATGCACTTGACTGGTCGAAAGTGGAAGGTCAAGTTGTCCACTGTGATGCCATTGTGGACAGTTCCAAGACTGGTATCGAGTTTGCTGATCTCCATTCAACATGTCTGCTCATTGACAATTTGCCGCCTGACTACACTGACTGTCTTGCCCTTCGTGAAGTCTTCAGTCAACTTGTAAAGCCAATATATTGCCAG ATTGTCACAAAAGAGAATGTGTCCCTGGGTTTTGGAATCATCGAGTATGAAAACAGCGAGAATGCAGAGAGGGCCTTCAACCGGTTTAACAATGAGAAGATAAATGATGTGCCCATGAATATATCATACTGTATACCCGGCAAATCCGCTGTCCACATGTTCAACAGGATCATGTTcaaatat GGTGACAGTATTCATGTGAATAAGGCGAGCCTGCTGCCAGACCCAGTCTACCCCAACCCTGCCTTCCTCAGACACCCCTTCTTCAAGACGCACCAGGCTAAACACCCCAGAT TGTTGGTCAAGTTCACAGACAACCTGCTAAATCTTCAAGAAGGATACATCAAACAGCTCGAGGACAAGACCAACACCAAACCAG GGTTACTGGGCCCAGCCCCGACCATCCCAATGTCTCCCCTGATGGACGTGAATGTCCAGCTCGGCCTGCTGTCAGTGATTGTACTCGACATGCGTGAAAATGGCACTTACAATGGACAG TTGCCTGGTCCCCTTGGAAAGTTGAAAGTGCCATCTGGGGAAGATTTCgag CAAAAGCCTGAACCAGTCTCCCTGCTAGGGGACCCAGTCACAGCCCAGGCCAACCTTGTTTTGAAGAACCTACTCATGCCGCCTTCAGAGAGCCCGGGTTTTCCCCAGGGGGCTGTGAGACACGACCCTGAGGCTCCACAGTTGCTAGGGAAACCAATTGCGGAACTGAACCTTGTGTGCCTGGGCAGTCTCGGTCGAATGATGGCCATGATGTTAGAACAAAGCCATAACAGGGGACTGCTAG GCAATGCCCCTCCTCAGCCAACACCAAACGGTCCCCCAAAGCCATTGCTGGATGGATTGATGCAGGCGGGAAAGGTTGCACAGAAAATACTCAACTCCATAGGCATGAACCAGCAGAATCAGAACAATTTTAACTCAAACTATGTGAATATGAACCAGTCTAGTCAAAGTAACAACTTTAGTCATCATCAGGGTAACCAGCCTAGAAGTTTACTTGGAAATCCACCTGGTAATATGAATATGGGTatgaataatatgaatatgaataccTCCAGTAATATGAACATGAATACCTCCAGTAGTTTTAACATGAATAGACAAGGAAAAGGAAATTCAAATTTCATGAGCAACATGCAACAAGCATTGTCTGTGCAGAAAATGTCTGAGAGTCAAGGTGGAAATATGAACAGACTTGGAGGAAATAATATGCTTGGTGGATATAATGACAATAGTAGTAACCAAGGTGATGGGTTGCTAGGAAACTACAGAGGACAAG GTTCCTCTAGTAGCAACTCTCCCCAGTCCCTGCTGGGTGCCCCTCCATCTCAATCTCCGACCCCCCTGCTGAGCCTGAACCTGAACACTAAGGGAGAGGGGCTCATCCCCACACCCCCGACCTTCAAGGAGGAGGGAGGCTTTCTTGGAAACCAGGGAATGGGCGGGAATGACTCTGGTTACCAG GGAGGCTATGATGAAGGAGATGGTAGTGAGGGGTTTTGTGATCAGGGTAACATGAACAGTATGGGAAACATGGGAAATTATGGTAGCAGTATGGGCACGTTCGGAAACATGGGAAATTTTAGCAATAACGggaattttagaaataatatgGGAAATTTTGGAAATGGAGACAATACTAGCATGGGAAACTTCCGGAGCAACATGGGAAATTTCAGAAACATGGGAAATAGCAATAACATGAGTGGAAACATGGGAAATATGGGCCCTCAGAGCTTACTGGGAATGAACCAACGCAACATGGCTGGTGGAATGATGGATCAAGCAAATTCAGAG ACGTATGATGCTGCCTACTTCTCTGGCATCAATAACAGACAAAGAAACAGTGCAAACTTGGCTAGACAG CAATCTGATGGGTCTAGAGAGTTCACAAAGATGACTAATAATGCTGCCCTTCTAGCAGCTACTGGCTCCCGACAGCAAAACATGGGGTCATGGAACAACATGGGGGCTAGCAACTTCTCAG ATTCAGAGGGACCATACAGTATGCAGCAGAGAAGCAATGGCAGCTCCATGTTTAACAAAGCCAGTACAGGAGACCTATTCACATTCCAGAATACTAATTCCTTTGGGGCCATCGGAAACAAGGGGGACGGGCTGATGGGGCCCCCACCCCAGCCATTGTTGGGCATGGGGTCATCATTTACATCTGGCAATAACAATACA CAGTCAACGCCCCAGGGCCAGAAGCGTCCATTCAGCCACCTATTACCGTCCCCGGAGGCCAGCCCGGAGGGTAACTACATTGGCCAGCACTCTCAGGGACTCGGGGGACACTATGCAGAGTCCTACCAAAAACGACAGAAACTCAGTGGCAGGTTTTAG
- the LOC128213943 gene encoding ribonucleoprotein PTB-binding 1-like isoform X3 → MGFNGEFPVEDVQMGKNLGQNQAVVTLKDPSLVDDAISKLDNTKFDTLTVSVSVYRSDKILCIAHLPLAMTEYKFRELITEHGNIDMCFLMRSEETGDSKGYGFVEFNESIEKVGQIKYALDWSKVEGQVVHCDAIVDSSKTGIEFADLHSTCLLIDNLPPDYTDCLALREVFSQLVKPIYCQIVTKENVSLGFGIIEYENSENAERAFNRFNNEKINDVPMNISYCIPGKSAVHMFNRIMFKYGDSIHVNKASLLPDPVYPNPAFLRHPFFKTHQAKHPRLLVKFTDNLLNLQEGYIKQLEDKTNTKPGLLGPAPTIPMSPLMDVNVQLGLLSVIVLDMRENGTYNGQLPGPLGKLKVPSGEDFEQKPEPVSLLGDPVTAQANLVLKNLLMPPSESPGFPQGAVRHDPEAPQLLGKPIAELNLVCLGSLGRMMAMMLEQSHNRGLLGNAPPQPTPNGPPKPLLDGLMQAGKVAQKILNSIGMNQQNQNNFNSNYVNMNQSSQSNNFSHHQGNQPRSLLGNPPGNMNMGMNNMNMNTSSNMNMNTSSSFNMNRQGKGNSNFMSNMQQALSVQKMSESQGGNMNRLGGNNMLGGYNDNSSNQGDGLLGNYRGQGSSSSNSPQSLLGAPPSQSPTPLLSLNLNTKGEGLIPTPPTFKEEGGFLGNQGMGGNDSGYQGGYDEGDGSEGFCDQGNMNSMGNMGNYGSSMGTFGNMGNFSNNGNFRNNMGNFGNGDNTSMGNFRSNMGNFRNMGNSNNMSGNMGNMGPQSLLGMNQRNMAGGMMDQANSETYDAAYFSGINNRQRNSANLARQQSDGSREFTKMTNNAALLAATGSRQQNMGSWNNMGASNFSDSEGPYSMQQRSNGSSMFNKASTGDLFTFQNTNSFGAIGNKGDGLMGPPPQPLLGMGSSFTSGNNNTQSTPQGQKRPFSHLLPSPEASPEGNYIGQHSQGLGGHYAESYQKRQKLSGRF, encoded by the exons ATGGGATTCAATGGAGAATTTCCAGTGGAAGATGTTCAGATGGGGAAAAATCTTGGCCAGAATCAGG CTGTTGTGACCTTGAAAGACCCGAGCCTTGTAGATGATGCCATCTCGAAACTAGACAACACAAAGTTTGACACCCTGACTGTGAGTGTGTCTGTGTACCGTAGTGACAAGATCTTGTGTATTGCCCATCTTCCCCTGGCGATGACAGAATACAAGTTCCGGGAACTCATCACAGAACATGGCAACATTGACATGTGCTTCCTCATGAGGTCGGAGGAGACTG GAGACAGCAAAGGCTATGGTTTTGTTGAGTTCAATGAGTCTATTGAAAAAGTTGGCCAGATAAAGTATGCACTTGACTGGTCGAAAGTGGAAGGTCAAGTTGTCCACTGTGATGCCATTGTGGACAGTTCCAAGACTGGTATCGAGTTTGCTGATCTCCATTCAACATGTCTGCTCATTGACAATTTGCCGCCTGACTACACTGACTGTCTTGCCCTTCGTGAAGTCTTCAGTCAACTTGTAAAGCCAATATATTGCCAG ATTGTCACAAAAGAGAATGTGTCCCTGGGTTTTGGAATCATCGAGTATGAAAACAGCGAGAATGCAGAGAGGGCCTTCAACCGGTTTAACAATGAGAAGATAAATGATGTGCCCATGAATATATCATACTGTATACCCGGCAAATCCGCTGTCCACATGTTCAACAGGATCATGTTcaaatat GGTGACAGTATTCATGTGAATAAGGCGAGCCTGCTGCCAGACCCAGTCTACCCCAACCCTGCCTTCCTCAGACACCCCTTCTTCAAGACGCACCAGGCTAAACACCCCAGAT TGTTGGTCAAGTTCACAGACAACCTGCTAAATCTTCAAGAAGGATACATCAAACAGCTCGAGGACAAGACCAACACCAAACCAG GGTTACTGGGCCCAGCCCCGACCATCCCAATGTCTCCCCTGATGGACGTGAATGTCCAGCTCGGCCTGCTGTCAGTGATTGTACTCGACATGCGTGAAAATGGCACTTACAATGGACAG TTGCCTGGTCCCCTTGGAAAGTTGAAAGTGCCATCTGGGGAAGATTTCgag CAAAAGCCTGAACCAGTCTCCCTGCTAGGGGACCCAGTCACAGCCCAGGCCAACCTTGTTTTGAAGAACCTACTCATGCCGCCTTCAGAGAGCCCGGGTTTTCCCCAGGGGGCTGTGAGACACGACCCTGAGGCTCCACAGTTGCTAGGGAAACCAATTGCGGAACTGAACCTTGTGTGCCTGGGCAGTCTCGGTCGAATGATGGCCATGATGTTAGAACAAAGCCATAACAGGGGACTGCTAG GCAATGCCCCTCCTCAGCCAACACCAAACGGTCCCCCAAAGCCATTGCTGGATGGATTGATGCAGGCGGGAAAGGTTGCACAGAAAATACTCAACTCCATAGGCATGAACCAGCAGAATCAGAACAATTTTAACTCAAACTATGTGAATATGAACCAGTCTAGTCAAAGTAACAACTTTAGTCATCATCAGGGTAACCAGCCTAGAAGTTTACTTGGAAATCCACCTGGTAATATGAATATGGGTatgaataatatgaatatgaataccTCCAGTAATATGAACATGAATACCTCCAGTAGTTTTAACATGAATAGACAAGGAAAAGGAAATTCAAATTTCATGAGCAACATGCAACAAGCATTGTCTGTGCAGAAAATGTCTGAGAGTCAAGGTGGAAATATGAACAGACTTGGAGGAAATAATATGCTTGGTGGATATAATGACAATAGTAGTAACCAAGGTGATGGGTTGCTAGGAAACTACAGAGGACAAG GTTCCTCTAGTAGCAACTCTCCCCAGTCCCTGCTGGGTGCCCCTCCATCTCAATCTCCGACCCCCCTGCTGAGCCTGAACCTGAACACTAAGGGAGAGGGGCTCATCCCCACACCCCCGACCTTCAAGGAGGAGGGAGGCTTTCTTGGAAACCAGGGAATGGGCGGGAATGACTCTGGTTACCAG GGAGGCTATGATGAAGGAGATGGTAGTGAGGGGTTTTGTGATCAGGGTAACATGAACAGTATGGGAAACATGGGAAATTATGGTAGCAGTATGGGCACGTTCGGAAACATGGGAAATTTTAGCAATAACGggaattttagaaataatatgGGAAATTTTGGAAATGGAGACAATACTAGCATGGGAAACTTCCGGAGCAACATGGGAAATTTCAGAAACATGGGAAATAGCAATAACATGAGTGGAAACATGGGAAATATGGGCCCTCAGAGCTTACTGGGAATGAACCAACGCAACATGGCTGGTGGAATGATGGATCAAGCAAATTCAGAG ACGTATGATGCTGCCTACTTCTCTGGCATCAATAACAGACAAAGAAACAGTGCAAACTTGGCTAGACAG CAATCTGATGGGTCTAGAGAGTTCACAAAGATGACTAATAATGCTGCCCTTCTAGCAGCTACTGGCTCCCGACAGCAAAACATGGGGTCATGGAACAACATGGGGGCTAGCAACTTCTCAG ATTCAGAGGGACCATACAGTATGCAGCAGAGAAGCAATGGCAGCTCCATGTTTAACAAAGCCAGTACAGGAGACCTATTCACATTCCAGAATACTAATTCCTTTGGGGCCATCGGAAACAAGGGGGACGGGCTGATGGGGCCCCCACCCCAGCCATTGTTGGGCATGGGGTCATCATTTACATCTGGCAATAACAATACA CAGTCAACGCCCCAGGGCCAGAAGCGTCCATTCAGCCACCTATTACCGTCCCCGGAGGCCAGCCCGGAGGGTAACTACATTGGCCAGCACTCTCAGGGACTCGGGGGACACTATGCAGAGTCCTACCAAAAACGACAGAAACTCAGTGGCAGGTTTTAG
- the LOC128213945 gene encoding uncharacterized protein LOC128213945, producing MLLDYSDKVSPIYGQHLKEDCAKRTKSMKIGEAVEKVVRRAWRENRLVVGVLEVATFLQHAVRGSALVCVLEQGPRTSVGDLCQHRLVEAFCREHRIRLVKVNGERSLMDKDDDEDDESEFTQTTDEQTESQSRERETMGVQLQDVHTITTKGTKDNRRRNSLQEIIQIQHRQHPRRIARNHSFPKREKNQVNVLPSSGNATCFLVQAEGRISSEEDFVIAFHDIYRSSSMHGHQFPCVKVGC from the exons ATGTTGTTGGACTATTCTGACAAGGTATCGCCGATATACGGTCAACATTTGAAGGAAGACTGTGCGAAAAG AACAAAATCCATGAAGATCGGTGAAGCTGTGGAGAAAGTAGTCCGTAGAGCCTGGCGGGAAAACAGACTCGTCGTCGGCGTACTGGAGGTCGCGACATTTCTTCAGCA TGCGGTGCGGGGCAGTGCACTGGTGTGTGTGCTCGAGCAAGGACCGAGGACCAGCGTTGGTGACTTATGTCAACACAGGCTCGTGGAGGCGTTCTGCAGGGAACACCGCATCCGCCTCGTCAAG GTTAATGGAGAACGAAGTCTGATGGATaaggatgatgatgaagatgacgaATCTGAATTCACGCAAACGACAGATGAACAAACTGAATCTCAGTCAAGGGAACGTGAAACTATGGGTGTTCAGCTTCAAGACGTACATACCATCACCACGAAGGGAACCAAGGATAATCGTCGACGGAATTCTCTCCAAGAAATCATTCAGATTCAACACCGACAACACCCAAGGCGAATTGCCCGAAACCACTCATTTCcaaagagagaaaaaaatcaagTGAACGTGCTTCCCAGCAGTGGAAATGCCACATGTTTTCTTGTACAGGCTGAAGGGAGGATATCGAGTGAGGAGGATTTTGTTATAGCTTTCCACGATATCTACAGGAGTAGCAGTATGCATGGCCACCAGTTTCCTTGTGTTAAAGTTGGGTGTTAA